In Stieleria varia, one genomic interval encodes:
- a CDS encoding ISKra4 family transposase, whose translation MSVEHSSDIDNPTSSSFPQSPEQIAEKLQQCGDTIREHVVNASKCGQSFDETERAVWNLVLKTGFLAMELFTKLQGKGDLGDQAVSESGKTLRRSEKPTDTVVRSIFGEHAFQQYTYSPGKNKRIELHPISARMQLPEHRWSYLLQEFSQMFCVESAFNQAADNLELVFGAKFSIDTLEQTSQRMGVQADAFLDDLPTPKKKDEAELLVASADCKGVPLIKDDAAKVAAFETAKKRPGNRRMATVTSAYTVDPYVRTAEQIVAALFRDDKEPGTQSRKSKKKRPRPKHKHTSAHFPATFVDDDTEVPISGIHEGIAWLADQVSVRRKKLQVIILLMDGQQSLWEVAQLHLGDDPLVVPILDIIHVATYVWEASSLFEKSSEKRAAFTRERLLKILRGEVNGVIRGLRRMGSLGKLKGDKLKDLRRICGYFEKHKDRMRYDEYLAAGYPIASGVIEGACGHLVKDRMERSGMRWTLEAARSMLNVRAVFQSDYWDKFCKQRVTELSESTHPNRNMVCHYTPLTMAC comes from the coding sequence ATGAGCGTCGAACATTCAAGCGATATTGACAACCCCACTTCGTCTTCTTTTCCGCAGTCGCCCGAGCAAATCGCCGAGAAACTGCAGCAGTGCGGCGACACCATCCGAGAACACGTCGTCAATGCTTCTAAATGCGGCCAGTCTTTCGATGAAACCGAGCGTGCCGTGTGGAATCTTGTCTTGAAAACCGGCTTTCTGGCGATGGAGCTCTTCACCAAACTCCAAGGCAAGGGGGACCTTGGTGATCAAGCGGTCAGCGAATCAGGCAAAACACTGCGACGCAGCGAGAAACCGACCGACACGGTGGTTCGGTCGATTTTCGGTGAACACGCCTTTCAACAGTACACCTACAGCCCGGGAAAGAACAAGAGAATCGAACTGCATCCGATCAGCGCCCGCATGCAACTGCCGGAGCACCGCTGGTCGTACCTGCTCCAAGAGTTCTCCCAAATGTTCTGCGTCGAATCCGCATTCAACCAGGCCGCTGATAATCTCGAACTCGTTTTCGGAGCGAAATTCTCGATCGACACGCTCGAACAGACCAGCCAGAGAATGGGGGTCCAGGCCGATGCCTTTCTGGACGACTTGCCGACGCCCAAAAAGAAGGATGAAGCCGAGCTTCTCGTCGCTTCGGCCGACTGCAAGGGCGTTCCCTTGATCAAAGACGATGCCGCCAAAGTGGCTGCTTTTGAGACAGCAAAGAAACGGCCCGGAAACCGTCGCATGGCAACGGTCACGAGTGCTTACACCGTCGATCCCTATGTTCGCACAGCCGAGCAAATTGTCGCTGCCTTGTTCCGTGATGACAAAGAACCCGGCACGCAATCACGCAAGAGCAAAAAGAAACGACCGCGGCCAAAGCACAAGCATACATCGGCTCACTTTCCCGCGACCTTCGTGGACGACGATACGGAGGTTCCCATCAGCGGTATCCACGAGGGGATCGCATGGCTCGCAGATCAAGTCAGTGTCCGCCGAAAGAAACTCCAAGTGATCATTCTGTTAATGGACGGTCAGCAGAGCCTCTGGGAAGTCGCGCAGTTACACTTAGGCGACGATCCATTAGTGGTGCCAATCTTGGACATCATTCACGTAGCGACTTACGTGTGGGAGGCTTCGTCATTGTTCGAGAAATCCAGCGAAAAGCGAGCAGCGTTTACGCGGGAGCGATTGCTGAAAATCCTGCGTGGTGAGGTCAACGGGGTGATCCGAGGGCTACGTCGAATGGGTTCGCTTGGGAAACTCAAGGGCGATAAACTCAAAGACCTTCGACGCATCTGTGGTTACTTCGAGAAACACAAGGATCGGATGCGTTACGACGAATATCTTGCTGCAGGCTACCCGATTGCCTCGGGTGTGATCGAAGGCGCGTGCGGGCACTTGGTAAAGGACCGCATGGAACGAAGCGGGATGCGTTGGACGCTGGAAGCTGCACGGAGCATGCTCAACGTGCGGGCGGTATTTCAGAGTGACTACTGGGATAAATTCTGCAAACAGCGAGTCACGGAGTTGAGCGAGAGCACCCATCCAAACCGTAACATGGTCTGCCACTACACTCCGCTTACCATGGCATGTTAA
- the xerC gene encoding site-specific tyrosine recombinase XerC, whose protein sequence is MSKSKPTAVKAFGDTNDPRGFYRLLVEHTDRLRIRNYSEATIKKRITYVRGFAIWCHDRDLTCAIHITKPILESYQRHLYRYRKSNGQPLSWGSQHLALKEIRTYFAWLAKLNHIAFSPAADLELPRQPKTLPKAILTADEVEQVLAGPDTRTPIGLRDRAILETFYSTGIRRSELCALRLDEIHVERRALFIDRGKGQKDRYIPIGTRALLWIARYVDGVRDKFSTPESDNTLFLTIHGTEFEPDTITEYGRRYIQAAGIDKPGACHIYRHTMATLMHENGADLTLIQQILGHAKSDTTQIYARTSIRRLQEIHDKTHPAELKED, encoded by the coding sequence ATGTCCAAGTCCAAACCCACTGCCGTCAAAGCGTTCGGTGACACCAACGATCCACGTGGCTTCTATCGCCTGTTGGTCGAGCACACCGATCGGCTTCGCATTCGCAACTACAGCGAAGCGACGATCAAGAAGCGAATCACCTACGTTCGCGGCTTTGCGATCTGGTGCCACGACCGCGACCTGACGTGCGCGATCCACATCACCAAGCCGATCTTGGAAAGCTACCAACGTCACCTGTACCGGTACCGTAAATCCAACGGCCAGCCGTTGAGTTGGGGCAGTCAGCATCTTGCGCTCAAAGAAATACGAACGTACTTCGCCTGGCTCGCCAAGCTGAACCACATCGCGTTCAGTCCCGCCGCCGACTTGGAACTCCCCCGGCAACCCAAGACGCTCCCCAAAGCGATCCTGACGGCCGACGAAGTCGAGCAGGTGCTCGCCGGACCAGACACGCGGACACCGATCGGTCTGCGAGATCGAGCAATCTTGGAAACGTTTTACTCGACCGGCATCCGTCGCTCAGAACTCTGTGCGTTACGTTTGGACGAGATCCATGTGGAGCGTCGGGCGTTGTTCATCGATCGGGGCAAAGGCCAAAAGGACCGCTACATCCCGATCGGAACCAGAGCGTTGCTCTGGATCGCCCGCTATGTCGACGGCGTCCGCGACAAGTTCTCAACCCCCGAGAGCGACAACACGCTATTCCTGACGATCCACGGCACGGAGTTCGAGCCGGACACGATCACGGAGTACGGTCGCCGCTACATCCAAGCCGCTGGCATCGACAAGCCGGGAGCGTGTCACATCTACCGTCACACCATGGCGACACTGATGCACGAGAACGGCGCGGACTTGACGCTGATCCAGCAGATCCTGGGACACGCCAAGAGCGACACGACGCAGATCTACGCCCGCACGTCGATCCGCAGGTTGCAGGAAATCCACGACAAAACGCACCCGGCCGAGCTAAAAGAAGACTAA
- a CDS encoding DNA primase, producing the protein MNDHELHAAIHDDPIAFIADYYASRLSDNPKVLEHLQANALHCDDLHIGFSDRTFGKLLPPHRSKAGRDLREMLQSVGVLKSTGHETFRGFVTVPLTDTAGKITGIHGRRVDRSQGDEMENTIGTGIFNAAALTTFDELIVCGCILDAWTFCAAGHRNAVVAEQLNDEYFKGIKRLLIASPEINLEHFTDLEILQIAFPGHDSVNAYAKAHLNETDPLASRIRAATWVSGKPTQHAVVQQPVASPTPNPVDDLDIAQSDNEITIRIEHRRYRVRGLQRNTTPGTMKINLMVFNDRNDQFHVDTLDLCHARSRRVFLKECGEEIAIDENTLRGDIGRILLKLDQLQADAGTKSNEPPPYEMTDTERSEAMDLLQSPKLLDRILDDFETCGIVGEHAGKLAGYLAATSRLLDKPLGLIIQSSSAAGKSALSDSILRFMPPESRFTCSAMTSQSLYYFGKESLKHKILSVAEEEGVRDASYQLKLLQSEGRLSLISTSKEAGSGRTATERYEVEGPVALIMTTTSMNVDPELLNRCLVIAIDESVAQTAAILQQQRFAETVDGFIQEMQGKEIVKNHQNAQRLLRRLPVYNPYAEQLGFIGTQARHRRDHRKYLSLIKAVALLYQFQHETKTIEIEGESIQYIEVTREDIAKANTIADWALGRSIDELSGPTRRLLIELYDWLYDRSKTCELEPTEIVFNRREAREALGWSATQLNYHLERLCRDEYVVRQGGDNGKLCRYSVLYDGRGREGQAALIGLVDAASLQEPTRTAPTTTDLSG; encoded by the coding sequence ATGAACGATCACGAACTCCACGCCGCGATCCACGACGACCCGATCGCATTCATCGCCGACTACTACGCGTCACGATTATCGGACAACCCGAAAGTCCTTGAGCACCTGCAAGCCAACGCGTTGCACTGCGACGATCTCCACATCGGCTTCAGCGATCGCACGTTCGGCAAGCTCCTGCCGCCCCATCGCTCCAAAGCGGGACGCGATCTTCGCGAGATGCTGCAAAGCGTCGGCGTCCTTAAATCCACCGGCCATGAAACCTTTCGCGGGTTCGTCACGGTGCCACTGACCGACACTGCTGGCAAGATCACCGGTATCCACGGTCGTCGCGTCGATCGTAGCCAAGGAGACGAGATGGAAAACACCATCGGCACGGGAATCTTCAACGCGGCGGCGCTGACAACGTTCGATGAACTGATCGTGTGCGGCTGCATCCTCGACGCCTGGACGTTCTGTGCCGCCGGTCACCGCAACGCTGTCGTTGCGGAGCAGCTCAACGACGAGTATTTCAAAGGGATCAAGCGACTCCTGATCGCGTCGCCCGAGATCAACCTGGAACACTTCACCGATCTGGAAATCCTACAAATCGCCTTCCCCGGTCACGACAGTGTCAACGCGTACGCCAAAGCCCACCTCAACGAAACCGATCCACTGGCATCACGCATCCGTGCAGCCACCTGGGTCAGCGGCAAGCCAACGCAGCACGCTGTGGTCCAGCAACCCGTCGCATCACCAACACCAAATCCGGTCGACGATCTGGACATCGCTCAAAGTGACAACGAGATCACCATCCGCATCGAGCACCGGCGTTACCGTGTCCGCGGCTTGCAGCGCAACACAACGCCCGGCACGATGAAGATCAACTTGATGGTGTTCAATGACCGCAACGATCAGTTCCACGTCGACACGCTGGACTTGTGCCACGCGCGTTCCCGTCGCGTGTTCTTGAAAGAATGCGGCGAAGAGATCGCGATCGACGAGAACACGCTGCGCGGTGACATAGGCCGCATCCTGCTGAAGCTTGATCAGCTCCAGGCCGACGCCGGAACGAAGTCCAACGAGCCTCCGCCGTACGAAATGACCGACACAGAGCGAAGCGAGGCGATGGACTTGCTGCAGTCGCCCAAGTTGCTCGATCGCATCTTGGACGACTTTGAAACCTGCGGCATCGTCGGTGAGCATGCTGGAAAACTTGCCGGCTACCTTGCGGCAACCAGTCGGCTTCTCGACAAGCCGCTTGGACTCATCATTCAATCGTCGTCAGCAGCCGGCAAGAGTGCCTTGTCTGATTCGATCCTGCGGTTTATGCCCCCCGAATCCCGCTTCACCTGTTCGGCGATGACCAGTCAAAGCCTGTACTATTTCGGCAAAGAGAGTCTCAAGCACAAGATTCTCTCCGTCGCCGAAGAAGAAGGCGTCCGAGATGCCAGTTACCAGCTCAAGCTGTTGCAAAGTGAAGGCCGATTGTCACTGATTTCAACGAGCAAAGAGGCCGGTAGCGGCAGAACGGCGACAGAGCGTTACGAAGTCGAAGGCCCGGTGGCTCTGATCATGACGACGACGTCAATGAACGTTGATCCCGAACTGTTGAATCGTTGTCTGGTGATCGCGATCGATGAAAGCGTTGCACAAACCGCTGCGATTCTTCAGCAACAGCGTTTTGCCGAAACGGTCGACGGTTTCATTCAAGAGATGCAAGGCAAAGAGATCGTCAAGAATCATCAAAACGCACAGCGTCTTCTTCGTCGCCTTCCGGTCTACAATCCATACGCAGAACAACTCGGCTTCATCGGCACCCAAGCCCGTCATCGACGTGACCATAGAAAATATCTTTCGCTGATCAAAGCGGTCGCGTTGCTGTATCAGTTCCAACACGAGACGAAAACAATCGAGATCGAGGGCGAATCGATCCAGTACATTGAAGTGACCCGGGAAGACATCGCCAAAGCCAACACGATCGCCGACTGGGCGTTAGGGCGAAGCATCGACGAGCTTTCCGGTCCAACGCGTCGGCTGCTCATCGAGCTTTACGATTGGCTCTACGACCGATCGAAAACCTGCGAGCTAGAACCGACCGAGATTGTGTTCAATCGTCGAGAAGCACGCGAGGCATTGGGCTGGAGTGCCACGCAATTGAACTATCATCTGGAACGTCTGTGCCGGGACGAATACGTGGTCCGTCAAGGAGGCGACAACGGCAAGCTGTGTCGTTACAGCGTTCTTTACGATGGCCGGGGTCGCGAGGGGCAGGCAGCGTTGATCGGCTTGGTCGATGCCGCGTCCCTGCAAGAACCAACCAGGACCGCACCTACGACGACCGACCTTTCGGGTTAA
- a CDS encoding IS4 family transposase — MSKRDKNTVATQEKRFCRERIACLKRIVGSRFVKSEVRQRNLQKRSSRKCPADVMAWFVIAMWLFGDSAYPKVFRWLHRFVKDRMPSSSALTQARARLGIPIMASIYQKTVCCLCQTSTSGAFYAGMLLVAVDGFVLNLPDSKANRRAFGRPKNGTSMGAFPQARIVALCEIGSHVFFGFLLKPIRCGEVTLAKLVYRYLPPQSLLLFDIGFCTTDLMRQVIDGKSDFLGRCKTNRCFRKDKVLRDGSYLSKIYATDYDRLKDRDGTVVRVIEYTLDDPQRAGHGETHRLITTLLDEAQHPAETLIVLYHERWEEEIAIDEAKTHLRHQPKLRSHSPAGVMQEVYGLLIAHFVIRKLAFEAAKKADVPPNRISFTGTVEVLRVNLAEAPRSPRNFSHWYESLILELSREVLQPRRNRVNPRVIKRPQSKWPKKRDKHRHLPPLKHHFDETIQILT; from the coding sequence ATGTCAAAGCGTGACAAAAATACGGTCGCAACGCAAGAGAAGCGATTCTGCCGCGAACGCATTGCTTGCTTGAAGAGAATCGTCGGCAGTCGGTTTGTAAAGTCGGAGGTTCGGCAACGCAACCTGCAGAAGCGATCGAGCCGAAAGTGCCCTGCCGACGTGATGGCTTGGTTCGTCATCGCGATGTGGCTCTTTGGTGATTCGGCTTACCCCAAAGTCTTTCGGTGGCTGCATCGGTTCGTCAAAGATCGCATGCCCTCCTCGAGTGCCTTGACCCAAGCCCGTGCTCGACTGGGCATACCCATCATGGCATCGATCTACCAGAAAACGGTCTGCTGTCTTTGCCAAACCAGCACATCCGGTGCTTTCTACGCCGGGATGCTACTCGTCGCCGTCGATGGATTTGTCCTCAATTTGCCCGACAGCAAAGCCAACCGGCGAGCCTTCGGAAGGCCCAAAAACGGAACCTCGATGGGAGCTTTCCCTCAAGCCAGAATCGTGGCTCTGTGCGAGATCGGTTCGCATGTCTTCTTCGGCTTCCTCCTCAAGCCGATTCGCTGCGGCGAAGTCACGTTGGCGAAGCTCGTTTACCGCTATTTGCCGCCCCAAAGCTTACTTCTATTTGACATCGGCTTCTGTACGACAGACTTGATGCGGCAGGTGATCGACGGGAAATCCGACTTCCTGGGACGCTGCAAAACCAACCGTTGTTTTCGCAAAGACAAGGTGCTTCGTGACGGTTCATATCTGTCGAAGATTTACGCCACTGACTACGACCGCCTCAAAGACCGCGACGGAACCGTCGTGCGTGTGATCGAGTACACGCTGGATGATCCTCAGCGTGCTGGCCATGGGGAAACGCATCGACTCATTACGACGCTGCTGGACGAGGCACAGCATCCTGCCGAGACGCTGATCGTTCTTTACCACGAGCGTTGGGAAGAAGAGATCGCGATTGACGAAGCGAAGACTCACCTACGTCATCAACCGAAACTCCGTAGCCACAGCCCGGCCGGTGTGATGCAAGAGGTCTATGGCCTGCTGATCGCTCACTTCGTGATCCGCAAACTGGCTTTCGAAGCGGCCAAGAAGGCTGACGTGCCTCCCAATCGGATTTCATTCACCGGCACAGTCGAAGTACTGCGTGTCAACTTGGCCGAGGCACCGCGTAGCCCACGAAATTTTTCGCATTGGTACGAATCGCTGATCCTGGAACTCAGCCGCGAGGTGCTCCAACCACGT